ATTATCCAAGCCGCCTGATAACAAAGAAGCCTTCCGGCTTCGATGTCGCGGGCCATCTCCGCGATCATAAAAGAGATTCCTTGGTTATCCATGATAGGGCGACCGAAAGTATTACGAGTATTTGCATAGTTGACGGAATGTTCCATCGCAGCACGTGCAACACCGACAGCTCCGATTGCAACTCCGGGACGAGTGCGGTCAAAAGCCCCCATTGCAATTTTAAAACCCTCTCCCTCTCTCCCGATCATCTGCCACGAGGGAACTTTCAGGTCTTCGAATGTGATTGCGCGTGTGTCGGAACATTTCTGCCCCATGTTGATTTCTTTCTTTCCTACAATGATTCCAGGAGATTTTGCATCTACGATAAATCCGGTAATTCCCTTATGACCTGCGGAAGGATCGGTTTTTGCAAGAACGAAAAGCCAATCTGCGTATCCGGCATTCGTAATCCACATTTTGGAACCGTTGATGATATATTCGTCTCCGACTTTTTTTGCGGAGGTACGAATTGCCGCGACGTCCGATCCCGCACCCGGTTCGGTCACCGCATAAGCAGCGAGTTTAAATTCCTCCGTCATCGGTTGAATAAATTCTTTTTTGATTTTATCACTTGCTCCGAGAATAACAGGAGCTAACGCAAGATTGTTTGCAAGAATCGCAGTCGCCACACCGGAACACCCCCAAAAAAGTTCTTCTCCGATGACCACCCCGTCAAGTTCCGACATACCGGCCCCGTTAAATTGAGGTTCGATATGAAGATTCATCAGCCCGATTTCCCAGGCCTTTTTTAAGATTGCAAGGGGATATTCTCCCGTACGATCGTGATGTTCTGCCTTTGGACGAACTTCTTCTTTAGCAAATTTTCTGGCAAGATCACGCAATTCTTTCTGTTCACTAGAAAGGGCAAATTCCATTTTTATAGTACACCTTGATCGAAATTGAACTCATCCGATGGTTCCTGGCATTCTCCGCTTGGAATCGTCGATGTCGGGATTTTTATTTTCCGGACGGCTCTTCGAAATCGGTATCGAAACCTAGAATAAAGCTCTGTATGCAAGATTCGAAGGGAATCCTTTACCGTCAAGAAGGTACGAAAGCTAAAACCTATGCAGACACCTTGAAAGAGGGATCGTAAGCGGATTCTAATACATTTTTCGTTTGCGAAAACTGTCTCCTTTTTCCAACAGATTTCTTGTTGGAACTCTAACACCTTCCGAGGTCGAAATTCAATCGTTTTTAGGAACGCTCGAAAAAAGAAGATCGGTTTCGATCAAAGTTTTTTCGTTTTAAGAGATGTAGGAACTACTACGTTCAAACGCCGGATCAACCCGGTGAAACCGTAGAAACTACAATCGCAAGGCTAAACCGCGAGCAGACGTTCTTTCCGATTCGTCCAATAAAACGGCAGATAAAGAAGAAAGAAAAAGCCGACTCCGATGATCTGCATCTGAATCAGATAGTAAGGCCATTCGCTTAGAAAATCCAACGCGGAACCGGCGGAAGGTTTTGCCATCATATAGCCGTAGTTTCCGTCCAAAGCGTAATCGACTACGAAAGCGGTCACAAAGAAAATCTGAGAATATAAAAACGCTCGTAAAATCGCCCAAGGACGCGGTTCCAATTTTAAACCGAATACGAGATACAAGGAAGCGATCACAAGACCCGAATGCGCGATAAAGAATATAAAGAAATAGATATGCGGAAACGTTACCTGAAGATCGGGACTAATCACGCCGTTGATCGAACCGCTCATCACCCAAAAATAAGAAAGCTCCGCGAACGTTCTGTTGTGAGTGAACAACGCAATCGCAGTTACGACCATCGCCCAGTTGCAAAATTCCATCGGAAGATCATAGCGAATCTCCCAATGTCCCGAATCGATTCTATAAATAATGTAAACGAGGTAATTTAAAATAAGAATCCAAGCCGTAACAAAGCCGATTCTTTTGGAAATGTTTCCTACCTTATCCTTTCTTCCGATCCAAAGGAGAACGAAGGTCGTAAACCCGGTTAAAAACAAAAGCAGATAGTGAAGACCGGATCCTATTTGAAATCGTTGTTCCATATTTACAAAAGCCTAAAACCCCACACTAAAAAAAGCCCGGGATCACCGGGCTTTCCAAATGAAACGGAAAGAAAGAATTCTTCCCATACGTTACGCACTCTTAGGCTTCCGGATTTTCCAAAACGAGAGCGATCCCCTGACCTCCGCCGATACAAAGAGAAGCGACGCCGTATTTCGCCTTTCTTCTTTTAAGTTCGTAAGCGAGAGTGATCGTAACTCTTGCGCCGGAAGCTCCCAGC
The nucleotide sequence above comes from Leptospira weilii. Encoded proteins:
- a CDS encoding TIGR02206 family membrane protein, producing the protein MEQRFQIGSGLHYLLLFLTGFTTFVLLWIGRKDKVGNISKRIGFVTAWILILNYLVYIIYRIDSGHWEIRYDLPMEFCNWAMVVTAIALFTHNRTFAELSYFWVMSGSINGVISPDLQVTFPHIYFFIFFIAHSGLVIASLYLVFGLKLEPRPWAILRAFLYSQIFFVTAFVVDYALDGNYGYMMAKPSAGSALDFLSEWPYYLIQMQIIGVGFFFLLYLPFYWTNRKERLLAV
- a CDS encoding acyl-CoA dehydrogenase family protein; the protein is MEFALSSEQKELRDLARKFAKEEVRPKAEHHDRTGEYPLAILKKAWEIGLMNLHIEPQFNGAGMSELDGVVIGEELFWGCSGVATAILANNLALAPVILGASDKIKKEFIQPMTEEFKLAAYAVTEPGAGSDVAAIRTSAKKVGDEYIINGSKMWITNAGYADWLFVLAKTDPSAGHKGITGFIVDAKSPGIIVGKKEINMGQKCSDTRAITFEDLKVPSWQMIGREGEGFKIAMGAFDRTRPGVAIGAVGVARAAMEHSVNYANTRNTFGRPIMDNQGISFMIAEMARDIEAGRLLCYQAAWIIDNGFRNTYQASIAKMFCADMCMKVCTDAVQVLGGYGFNTEYPVEKLMRDAKIFQIYEGTSQIQRMIVSRFLADGKGIEGPNS